A region of Tolypothrix sp. NIES-4075 DNA encodes the following proteins:
- a CDS encoding 2-succinylbenzoate--CoA ligase, whose protein sequence is MEILDYIKQKNDDWFIGGVGAAQPRHRFYFKQLFENFYLELLAYKTPQKILLAEREPVRFLAGFLAACAANCPVFLCNPDWGKQEWQEVFNLVQPNLILGDEDSGGWNRIVYAPLPITNYQLPITNTIMIPTGGSSGKIKFAIHTWDTLMASVKGFTEYFQLNKVNSFCVLPLYHVSGLMQFMRSFTTGGKLAILPFKEVELSQIYHIESSDFFISLVPTQLQRLLQNPDLTTWLSQFQTVLLGGAPAWNELLEKARFYRIRLAPTYGMTETASQIATVKPDDFLNGKISSGQILPHAKITICNEKGEILNSNQKGNIVIQSQSLALGYYPEIWKNKDYLQVDDLGFLDDEGHLNIVGRSSNKIITGGENVYPIEIESAIRATQMVNDVCVIGIPDKQWGQAITAIYIPKKANISTLEIQSILKDKLCKFKIPKHWISVPTLPRNTQGKINHQQLQQIVTNLLQILPK, encoded by the coding sequence ATGGAAATTTTAGATTATATCAAACAAAAAAATGATGATTGGTTTATCGGAGGCGTAGGCGCAGCCCAACCTAGGCATCGCTTTTATTTTAAGCAATTATTTGAAAACTTTTATTTAGAATTATTAGCATACAAAACACCACAAAAAATCCTTTTAGCAGAACGCGAACCCGTGCGGTTTTTAGCAGGCTTTCTCGCCGCTTGTGCAGCTAATTGTCCAGTTTTTCTTTGTAACCCCGACTGGGGAAAACAAGAATGGCAAGAAGTATTTAACTTAGTACAACCAAACCTCATTTTAGGAGATGAAGATTCGGGAGGATGGAACAGAATTGTTTATGCCCCATTACCAATTACCAATTACCAATTACCAATTACCAATACAATCATGATTCCCACAGGTGGTTCATCGGGAAAGATTAAATTTGCCATCCACACTTGGGACACCCTCATGGCATCTGTGAAAGGATTTACCGAATATTTTCAGCTAAATAAAGTTAATTCATTTTGTGTATTACCACTATATCACGTCAGCGGTTTAATGCAATTTATGCGTTCCTTTACCACTGGTGGCAAACTCGCTATTTTACCCTTTAAAGAAGTAGAATTAAGTCAAATATATCATATTGAATCATCTGATTTTTTTATATCTTTAGTACCAACACAATTACAACGTCTTCTACAAAATCCAGATTTAACAACGTGGCTATCCCAATTTCAAACTGTACTTTTAGGAGGTGCGCCAGCTTGGAATGAACTTTTAGAAAAAGCGAGATTTTACCGCATTCGATTAGCACCAACTTACGGGATGACAGAAACCGCTTCCCAAATTGCCACAGTTAAACCCGACGATTTCCTTAACGGTAAAATTAGCAGCGGTCAAATCCTTCCCCATGCAAAAATAACAATTTGTAATGAAAAAGGCGAAATTTTAAATTCAAATCAAAAAGGAAATATTGTTATCCAATCTCAATCTCTAGCCCTTGGTTACTATCCAGAAATATGGAAAAATAAGGATTACTTACAAGTTGATGATTTAGGTTTCTTAGATGACGAAGGTCATTTAAATATTGTTGGACGCAGCAGTAATAAAATCATTACCGGCGGTGAAAACGTCTACCCAATAGAAATCGAATCAGCAATTAGAGCAACTCAAATGGTAAACGATGTTTGTGTAATTGGCATCCCAGATAAACAATGGGGACAAGCGATAACAGCCATTTATATACCCAAAAAAGCAAACATATCTACCTTAGAAATTCAAAGCATACTCAAAGATAAACTTTGCAAATTCAAAATTCCCAAACACTGGATTTCCGTCCCAACATTACCTCGTAACACTCAAGGCAAAATCAACCACCAACAGCTACAACAAATAGTAACAAACCTACTCCAAATTTTACCTAAATAA
- a CDS encoding o-succinylbenzoate synthase has translation MRYRFEFRPYRRRFLRPLTTSHGTWDIRDGIILCLSDETNIGWGEIAPISWFGSETIEQALSFCRQLPTEITEETIFSIPDELPACQFGFESALWEGGSGGRGRGEWGDKGTRGQGGQGGQGDRETRRQGDNKNNSFPPSPPLPFSPSPPLPFSPSPHPHSLTYSGLLPAGEAVLEQWQKLWEQGYRTFKWKIGVYAIASELKIFELLTQALPSRAKLRLDANGGLSYEDANLWLWTCDNIHINNRIRVEIEFLEQPLRVDQFQRMLELSYCYETKIALDESVATLKQLECCFQQGWRDIFVIKPGIVGSPSRLRQFCQQHKIDAVFSSVFETEIGRQAALELAGELSQHNRAVGFGVNHFFEQEKDNWLENLWKF, from the coding sequence ATGCGCTATCGATTTGAGTTTCGTCCTTATCGGCGGAGATTTCTTCGTCCCCTAACTACGAGTCACGGTACTTGGGATATCCGCGACGGTATTATTCTTTGTCTTAGCGATGAAACAAATATTGGCTGGGGAGAAATTGCCCCTATTAGTTGGTTTGGTTCCGAAACTATAGAACAAGCTCTATCGTTTTGTCGCCAACTACCCACGGAAATTACTGAGGAAACGATTTTCTCGATTCCAGATGAGTTACCCGCTTGTCAATTTGGCTTTGAGTCTGCGCTTTGGGAAGGGGGGAGTGGGGGGAGGGGGAGAGGGGAGTGGGGAGACAAGGGGACAAGGGGACAAGGGGGACAAGGGGGACAAGGAGACAGGGAGACAAGGAGACAGGGAGACAATAAGAATAATTCTTTCCCCCCATCCCCCCCTCTCCCCTTCTCCCCCTCCCCCCCTCTCCCCTTCTCCCCATCTCCCCATCCCCACTCCCTCACCTACAGTGGGTTATTACCAGCAGGTGAGGCTGTTTTGGAACAATGGCAGAAGTTATGGGAACAGGGATATCGCACGTTTAAGTGGAAAATTGGAGTGTATGCGATCGCTTCTGAACTGAAAATTTTTGAGTTACTCACTCAAGCTTTACCATCAAGAGCAAAACTGCGATTAGATGCAAACGGGGGACTCAGCTATGAAGATGCAAATTTATGGCTGTGGACTTGCGATAATATTCACATCAATAATCGAATAAGAGTAGAAATTGAATTTCTCGAACAACCGCTAAGAGTAGATCAATTTCAAAGAATGTTGGAATTGTCTTATTGCTATGAAACGAAGATAGCTTTAGATGAATCTGTTGCCACACTCAAACAACTTGAATGCTGCTTCCAACAAGGTTGGCGAGACATTTTTGTAATTAAACCGGGAATAGTCGGTTCACCATCTCGTCTGCGTCAGTTTTGCCAACAACATAAAATTGATGCTGTATTTTCATCGGTATTTGAAACTGAAATTGGCAGACAAGCTGCACTTGAGTTAGCTGGGGAATTATCTCAGCATAATCGCGCAGTTGGATTTGGTGTTAACCATTTTTTTGAGCAAGAGAAGGATAATTGGCTTGAAAATCTATGGAAATTTTAG
- the menA gene encoding 2-carboxy-1,4-naphthoquinone phytyltransferase, whose translation MTTKLISYPNKKLWMAAIKPPMYSVAIMPIWVGTAVAFAETRIFHGAVFSTFLASAILILAWENLSNDVFDSETGIDKNKHHSLVNLTANKALIFGLGNSCLGLGLLGILAIAWWQQDLTVIGIILLCCGLGYMYQGPPFRLGYQGLGEILCFFAFGPLAVTAAYYSQTQSWNMTSLAASVLVGIATSLILFCSHFHQVKDDIAAGKRSPIVRLGTARGAKVLTWFTASIYPLSLLFVMLGMFPVWTLLSWVSLPFAFKLCNHVLENHNQPEKVSNCKFIAVAVHFWSCLLFGLGFMLSGG comes from the coding sequence ATGACTACAAAGCTGATTTCATATCCCAACAAAAAATTATGGATGGCGGCAATTAAACCGCCGATGTACAGCGTTGCTATTATGCCTATCTGGGTAGGAACTGCTGTAGCTTTTGCGGAAACCAGGATTTTTCATGGAGCAGTTTTTTCTACTTTTTTAGCATCTGCAATTTTAATTTTGGCGTGGGAAAATCTCAGTAATGATGTTTTTGATTCCGAGACGGGGATTGATAAAAATAAACATCATTCTTTGGTAAATTTAACTGCCAATAAAGCATTAATATTTGGGTTAGGAAATTCTTGTTTGGGATTAGGTTTATTGGGGATACTAGCAATAGCGTGGTGGCAGCAAGACCTAACTGTGATTGGGATAATTTTGTTGTGCTGTGGCTTAGGCTACATGTACCAAGGACCTCCCTTTCGTTTAGGATACCAGGGCTTAGGGGAAATTCTTTGCTTTTTCGCCTTTGGTCCATTAGCAGTGACGGCAGCATACTACAGTCAAACCCAAAGCTGGAACATGACAAGTTTAGCAGCTTCGGTGTTGGTGGGGATTGCCACGAGTTTAATTTTATTTTGTTCGCACTTTCACCAAGTTAAGGATGACATAGCTGCCGGCAAGCGATCGCCTATCGTCCGTCTTGGTACTGCTAGAGGTGCGAAGGTTTTAACGTGGTTCACGGCAAGTATTTATCCCCTCAGCTTGCTGTTTGTCATGTTGGGGATGTTCCCCGTGTGGACATTGCTGAGTTGGGTGAGTTTACCCTTTGCCTTCAAACTATGCAACCACGTTTTGGAAAATCATAACCAGCCAGAAAAAGTCAGCAACTGTAAATTCATCGCTGTTGCCGTGCATTTTTGGAGTTGCTTGCTTTTCGGTTTGGGTTTTATGCTGTCAGGAGGTTAG